The following coding sequences lie in one Apteryx mantelli isolate bAptMan1 chromosome 6, bAptMan1.hap1, whole genome shotgun sequence genomic window:
- the VMO1 gene encoding vitelline membrane outer layer protein 1 homolog has translation MLGGQVLLLLAGLAGTAGGGHDPGWGPHTASVIEVANGGPWGEWAWPEMCPEGSYAGGVSFKVELPQGVVEDDTALNGVRLHCFPWGARDGSDSVVESQSGRWGRWSEPRWCPHQGHVVGFALRVQAPRHRFLSDEVAATNARFACSDGQVLEGPGPDWGEWGGWSPPCPGAVCGVQTRQEPPRGLKRDDTALNDLRLFCCDG, from the exons ATGCTGGGGGGACAGGTCCTGCTGCTGCTCGCGGGGCTCGCTGGCACTGCGGGGGGTGGGCATGACCCGGGCTGGGGCCCGCACACCGCCTCCGTCATCGAGGTGGCCAACGGCGGACCCTGGGGCGAATGGGCCTGGCCGGAGATGTGCCCTGAAGGGTCCTATGCTGGCGGCGTCAGCTTCAAG GTGGAGCTGCCTCAGGGGGTCGTGGAGGACGACACGGCGCTGAACGGCGTCAGGCTGCACTGCTTCCCGTGGGGGGCTCGTGACGGCAGCGACTCCGTGGTGGAGTCACAGAGTGGCAG ATGGGGCCGCTGGTCTGAGCCCCGCTGGTGCCCCCACCAAGGGCACGTGGTGGGGTTTGCACTGCGGGTCCAGGCGCCCCGGCACAGGTTCCTGAGCGACGAAGTGGCTGCCACCAATGCCCGTTTTGCCTGCTCCGACGGGCAGGTCCTGGAGGGGCCAGGGCCCGACTGGGGCGAGTGGGGAGGCTGGAGCCCCCCGTGCCCCGGTGCCGTGTGTGGCGTCCAGACACGGCAGGAACCTCCGCGGGGGCTGAAGAGGGATGACACAGCCCTGAATGACCTGCGTCTCTTCTGCTGCGATGGGTGA